A DNA window from Mytilus edulis chromosome 14, xbMytEdul2.2, whole genome shotgun sequence contains the following coding sequences:
- the LOC139503066 gene encoding uncharacterized protein produces MMDLVHLEPFVPAYGDRVALMQFCKRSQGKKNKSTLFTKVKRKFKQKKNTSSESDSETEKNSMKNAKHVHLLGNTNAAKKRKRVDIGWQHFDKTINQYKQVKEKTGGGVRKLEVDIDTKAEELMQTGIDLFFIDGQSSHGSISELDFVLRDFKQSKVKLTSTVNELYETSRIKLLRLYIFTKKKMPEHLTPLIKPRSNHDSLRNTKEELPLPLKPDLPKQIENVNKANEVMPLQTALTFSQNVTLPLQQSISISPPMLPDLHFEDRVISSCHSSTQSIGDCSLMDFSDLIVFGPSDTINSEMLSETLELKSLNADPPRSPSPPILDLDSESVHLRIHRVNVLNELISHFKSANILNLKFKFEFVNECGSDVSGVSRDVYSSFWNIFLLKSAEGEEARVPCLASKWQNEEWKAIGRILLKGYTDCGYFPLQLAPAYAIALIFGEMSVTPEILLSSFMSYLSCSDRETVTAAINDALPEENLDDLTDILDQFGHNNIPPQDQMKYTFNLIAHKELIQKPKYALSGMAEAVRETFKMLLPNTEAILTMYEARYPTTKRVLQLLQAEPETNCERQCFRYFQQYVKSLHDSPNLKKLLQFLTGSNVICVERITVIFTNSEGILRCPVAHTCGPTLELPMTYTSYPDLRGEFESILSTDMCMQMLLA; encoded by the coding sequence ATGATGGATCTTGTGCATCTTGAACCATTCGTCCCAGCCTATGGAGATCGCGTAGCATTAATGCAGTTCTGCAAGAGGTCACAAGGAAAGAAGAATAAATCAACGCTATTTACTAAGGtgaaaagaaaatttaaacaaaagaaaaacactaGTTCGGAGTCTGATagtgaaacagaaaaaaattccATGAAGAATGCAAAACATGTCCACCTTCTCGGAAATACCAATGCAGCTAAAAAAAGAAAGAGAGTTGACATTGGATGGCAACATTTTGATAAAACTATAAATCAATATAAGCAGGTAAAGGAAAAAACTGGTGGTGGAGTCAGAAAACTAGAGGTTGACATTGACACAAAAGCTGAAGAGTTAATGCAAACTGGGATTGACCTTTTTTTCATTGATGGTCAGTCCTCTCATGGATCAATATCAGAGTTGGATTTTGTATTGAGAGATTTTAAGCAAAGTAAAGTTAAACTAACCAGTACAGTTAATGAACTGTATGAAACATCACGCATTAAACTATTACGgttgtatatatttacaaaaaagaaaatgccaGAGCATTTAACACCACTTATAAAACCAAGATCGAACCATGATAGCTTGAGGAATACAAAGGAGGAATTGCCACTACCCTTAAAGCCGGATTTgccaaaacaaattgaaaatgttaaCAAGGCAAATGAAGTTATGCCTTTGCAGACTGCCCTGACATTTTCCCAAAATGTAACATTGCCACTGCAGCAATCTATCTCTATTTCTCCTCCTATGCTTCCGGATCTCCACTTTGAAGACCGTGTTATTTCCAGTTGTCACAGCAGTACCCAATCCATTGGTGATTGCAGTTTAATGGATTTCAGTGATCTAATAGTATTTGGGCCTTCAGATACCATAAATAGTGAAATGCTATCAGAGACATTAGAACTAAAAAGTTTAAATGCTGACCCACCAAGAAGTCCTAGTCCACCTATTCTAGATCTAGATTCCGAATCTGTACACCTTCGTATTCACAGAGTTAATGTCCTAAACGAACTGATTTCTCATTTCAAAAGTGCAAACATTTTAAACTTGaagtttaaatttgaatttgtgaATGAATGTGGTTCAGATGTATCTGGAGTTTCCAGGGATGTTTACTCTTCATTCtggaacatttttttattaaaatctgcAGAAGGAGAGGAAGCTCGAGTTCCATGTCTTGCATCAAAGTGGCAAAACGAGGAATGGAAAGCCATAGGTAGAATACTGTTAAAGGGATATACCGATTGTGGTTACTTTCCACTGCAGTTAGCACCAGCTTACGCTATAGCCTTAATTTTCGGTGAAATGTCTGTTACACCAGAAATTCTTCTATCATCTTTTATGTCTTACCTGAGTTGCTCAGATAGGGAAACAGTTACAGCTGCAATTAATGATGCATTGCCAGAAGAGAATCTAGACGATCTAACTGATATTTTAGACCAGTTTGGTCATAATAACATTCCACCACAGGATCAAATGAAGTATACCTTCAATCTGATTGCACACAAAGAACTTATTCAAAAACCTAAATATGCACTATCTGGTATGGCAGAAGCAGTCAGGGAGACATTTAAAATGCTCCTCCCAAATACAGAAGCCATTTTGACAATGTATGAAGCTCGATATCCTACAACTAAAAGGGTCCTTCAACTTTTACAGGCTGAACCAGAGACTAACTGTGAAAGGCAATGTTTCCGGTATTTTCAGCAGTATGTTAAATCATTACATGATTCTCCAAACTTGAAGAAATTACTTCAGTTTTTGACTGGATCTAATGTAATTTGTGTTGAAAGAATAACAGTCATCTTCACGAATTCAGAAGGTATCTTGAGATGCCCTGTTGCTCATACATGTGGACCAACCCTTGAATTACCAATGACTTACACGTCTTATCCTGATTTGAGGGGAGAATTTGAGAGCATACTTAGTACTGATATGTGTATGCAAATGTTGCTGGCTTAA